The Herminiimonas arsenitoxidans sequence GTTGATTCCTGGCCACCATGCAAACTGCCGGTGGACGTGAAGACGCAAGCCGGTTTGCTTGTCAGTGCGCCAGATAACCATTGTGAGGTTGTGCCATCCCAAAAATACTTCATAGGGGCAGCCATATTGCCGAAACGGGTAGGCGAGCCCAAGGCCAAGCCTGCGCATTCTTCCAGATCCAGTAATTCGACGTAAGGTGCGCCTTCGTTCGGTACTTCCGGCTCGGTTGCTTCCGTAACGGTAGAGACGGCAGGGACGGTGCGCAGGCGGGCCTCGCAACCGGCAACACTGTCTATGCCTTGGCCGATGAGTTCGGCTAATTTGCGTGTCGAGCCGTGGCGCGAGTAGTACAAAACGAGAATAGGGAGCTTGGCTGAGTTCATGCTTGGTATTATAGGATGCTTTATAAGCATCTAAATGCTTGATAGTGCCCGTCTTGCGCAAATCTGCGTATGCCTATCCAGCAGATGAATACACCTACACACGTTGCATGAAGCTACCTACCTTTCCTTTTTTTCGCGAATTATCCTGGCCGCAAGTGCGGAATCTGTTCCATTTTGCTGCGCGTCGTCTGAACGAAGAACGTTTGCCGCAAGTTGCCGGTAGCCTGACATTTACCACCGTGTTGGCGCTGGTGCCGATCTTGACGATAGCGCTGGCGATCTTTACGACTTTTCCTTTGTTCAACACCTTCCGTACTTCGCTGGAAGCGTATTTTGTGCATAACCTGATGCCCAAAGGCATCGCGAATACCATCCTTGGTTA is a genomic window containing:
- the wrbA gene encoding NAD(P)H:quinone oxidoreductase, translated to MNSAKLPILVLYYSRHGSTRKLAELIGQGIDSVAGCEARLRTVPAVSTVTEATEPEVPNEGAPYVELLDLEECAGLALGSPTRFGNMAAPMKYFWDGTTSQWLSGALTSKPACVFTSTGSLHGGQESTLLSMMLPLLHHGMLLLGVPYTQPELMATSTGGTPYGASHWSGVSGNQAISADTRALAIALGQRLAQTAIKLRGA